GGCGACAACACCATCCGGGCTGTCATGAGAGTATTTGTAGCCCTGCGCGTTGCCGAGTGCCGCCGCGCCCGAGTAGTGGCCGTCGCGCAGATGCGCCGGTACCAGGCCCGCCCTGCCGGCCTTGATGTCATTCATCGCAGCGGCCAGCGCGGTGGTCACCGCGTTCGATTTCGGTGCAGTGGCCAGGTGAATGGTGGCATGCGCCAATGTCAGCTGCGCCTCAGGCATGCCGATCAGCGCGACGGTCTGCGCGGCGGCCACCGCGACCTGCAGTGCCGTCGGGTCGGCCATGCCGATGTCCTCGCTGGCCAGGATCATCAGCCGGCGCGCGACGAACCGCGGATCCTCGCCGGCCACGAGCATGCGGGCCAGGTAATGCAACGCTGCATCGACGTCAGAGCCGCGCACCGACTTGATGAACGCGCTGATCACGTCGTAGTGCTGGTCGCCATCGCGGTCGTAACGCACCGCGGCTTTGTCCAATGACTGCTCGACGGCCGCGACGGTCAGCTCGCCCCCGGGCTCGACCGCCTCGGCCGCCACCTCGAGCGCGGTCAGGGCCCGGCGGGCATCGCCGGCGGCCAACTGCACCAGCAGGTCGACGGCCTCGGACTGCACCGCGATCTGACCGCCCAGACCGCGGGGGTCGTCGATCGCGCGCTGCACCACGGTACGGATGTCGTCGGCGGTCAACGGGCGCAGCTGCAGGATCAGCGACCGCGACAGCAGCGGCGCGACGACCGAGAACGACGGGTTCTCGGTGGTCGCCGCGACCAACAGCACCACCCGGTTCTCCACCGCGGAAAGCAACGCGTCCTGCTGGGTTTTGGAGAACCGGTGCACTTCGTCGATGAACAACACCGTCTGTTCGCCGTGCAGTAGGCCCCGGCGGGCGGTCTCGATGACGGCCCGGACGTCTTTGACGCCCGCCGACAACGCCGACAACGCCTCGAATCGGCGGCCGGTCGCCTGGGAGACCAGCGCTGCCAACGTCGTCTTACCGCTTCCCGGCGGGCCGTAGAGAATGGCCGAGGCTACCCCCGACCCTTCGACCAGGCGGCGCAGCGGCGAACCGGGTGCAAGCAGGTGGTCCTGACCGACTACCTCGTCCAGCGACGCCGGCCGCATCCGCACTGCCAGCGGGGCGCCGGCCGGGGCGGCCGGGGCGGTATAGCCCGGACCGCCCAAAGACGATTCGCCGGGCAGGTCAAACAGACCGTCGGACACGATTTCAGGCATACCACGCGGACCGGACATGTACGCCGCGACGGCGGCGCGAGCCGGCGCCGGACGCCGGGAAAACAATCAACGCAGGCAAACGTCAATCCTCGCTCCGCGGCCGCATATTTGCTAAGTTCCGCATTGCCAAGTTCTCCGCGCGTGTGCCCGCAAGCTCCTCCCACAGCGACAGCGAATCAGGACGGCAAATGAGCCAGCCACCCGAACACCCAGGCGATCCGGCCGGCCCCGACGGCGGCGACCACAACCCGTCCGGCTATCCACCCCCGCCTCCGCCGCCGGGTTATGGCGCACCCCCGCCGCCGCCGGGCCATGAGACACCGCCGCCGGGCTATGGGACACCACCGCCGGGCTATGGGACACCACCGGGTTATGGCGCACCCCCGCCGCCGCCCGGCTATCCACCACAACCCGGCGTTGGCAGCCCCTATGGCGCCCCGCCGTCGCCGCAATTCGACGTCGGTGCGGCGGTGAAGTGGTCGTGGGCGAAGTTCACCCAGAACGCCGCGGCGCTGATCGTGCCGGTGTTGGCCTACGCGGCGGTGATCACCGCAGCCATCCTGGTGGTAGCGCTGTTGCCGATGGCGTTCGGCCAGAGCACCAGCACGACCTACACCGACAGCTTCGGCCAGACCACCAACGGCGTGGAAATCGCGTACGGCCCGGCGTCCATCGCCGTGATGATCGTCGGCTACATCCTGCTGTTCGTCGTGGTGGTGTACATGCATGCCGCATTGCTGACCGGCGGCCTGGACCTGGCCGACGGTAAACCGGTGAGCATCGGATCGTTGTTCAAGCCGCGCAAGCTCGGCACGGTGTTCGTCACGGCCCTGCTGATCGCGGCCGGTGTCACCGTCGGCTCGATCCTATGTTTCGTCCCCGGCCTCATCTTCGCGGTCGCCACCTTGTTCGCATTGACGTTCGCGATCGACCGGTCGCTGTCGCCGGTGGAATCCATCAAGGCCAGCATCGCGACCGTCCGCGCCAACATCGGTCCGTCGCTGCTGTCCTGGCTGGTGCAGTACGCGGTGGTGCTGGTGGGCGAATTGTTGTGCGGGGTGGGCATTATCGTGGCCCTCCCGGTAGCCGCGCTGATCCAGGTCTATACCTACCGCAAGCTTTCCGGCGGTCAGGTCGTCTCGCTGGAGCAGCCCGGTTACCAGCCGGGACCGCCGCCCGGGCCGCCGCCCGGACAGCAGTTCGCCTAGTCGGCTTCGCCGCGCAATGACCGGACCCGCACAGCATCCCGGCCGTATCGGCATCGCGTTTGGCTGGGCGTGGAACGCATTCACCCGCAACGCCATAGCGCTGATCGTGGCGACCGCCGGCTACGGCGTGCTGTTCGCCGCGGCCTCCACGCTGAACTTCCTGGGCCAGAACATGAGCACCAACTTCACCAAGTTCGACTTCACCGACTACAACTTCTCGATGGACTTCAGCCCCACCGGAGTGGCCGTCATCGGACTGGGCTACGTCGTCTCGCTGATCGTGACCGCGTACGCCCAAGCCGGGTTCTTCTCCGGCTGCCTGGACATCGCCGACGGCAAGCCGGTGAACGTCGGATCCTTTTTCAAGCCACGCAACCTTGGCATGGCGTTTCTGGCCGCATTCCTGGTCAGCGTCGTCACCGCGATCGGGTATGCGGCATGCTTCCTGCCGGGCCTGCTGGTGGTGATCTTCACCCAGTTCACCATCCTGTTCGTGGTCGATCGCTCACAGTCGGCCAGCAAGGGCTTCACGTCAAGCGTCGCCTTGGTCGGGTCCAATTTCGTCGCCGCGCTGCTGGTGTGGCTGCTGTCCGTGGCGGCGATCGTCCTCGGCTCGCTGGCGTGCGGCATCGGCCTGCTGGTGACCGTCCCCATCGCGGCACTGATCATGACCTACTCCTACCGGACACTTTCCGGTGGTCAGGTCGCACCGCCGGCACCGCCGGGACCGCTGCCGAGACCGCTGCCCGCGTAGCGAACCCGCCCCGGCCGCCCGACGGCGCGCTGCGGCCCGGCGACGCGTGTGATGAGATCAGCGGTTATGAGTATCAAAGTTGCGCTGGAGCATCGCACCAGCTACACCTTTGACCGGCTGGTTTCGGTATTCCCGCACGTCGTGCGGCTGCGGCCGGCCCCGCACTCACGCACGCCCATCGAGGCCTACTCCCTGCGCGTCGAGCCCGCCGAGCATTTCATCAACTGGCAACAGGACGCGATGGGCAATTTCCTTGCCCGGCTTGTCTTTCCGAACCCCATGCGTCAACTGACCATCACCGTCGGGCTAATCGCCGACCTCAAGGTGATCAACCCCTTCGACTTCTTCATCGAGGAGTGGGCCGAAACCTGGCCGCCCGCTTCGGGGTCGATCTACCCCAAGGCGCTCGCCGAGGACCTCAAGCCGTATCTTCGGCCGGTCGACGAAGCCGACGAGGGGTCGGGGCCCGGCGAGCTCGCCCGGGCGTGGACGCGCAACTTCTCGGTTCCGGACGGCACCCGCACCATCGATTTCCTGGTCGCGCTCAACCGGGCGATCAACGCCGACGTGGCCTACAGCCTGCGCATGGAACCCGGCGTCCAGACGGCGGATTTCACGCTGCGCACCGGCGTGGGCTCGTGCCGGGATTCGGCATGGCTGCTGGTGTCGATCCTGCGCCAACTGGGGCTGGCCGCCCGGTTCGTGTCCGGCTACCTAGTGCAGTTGGCCTCCGACGTCGAGGCGCTCGACGGGCCGTCCGGGCCGGCCGCCGATTTCACCGACCTGCACGCCTGGACCGAGGTGTACATCCCGGGGGCGGGCTGGATCGGGCTGGACCCGACCTCGGGGCTGTTCGCCGGCGAGGGCCATATTCCGCTGGCCGCCACGCCGCATCCGGTCAGCGCGGCCCCGATCACCGGCAGCACCGAGGTGTGCACCACCACACTCGAGTTCTCCAACACCGTCACCCGCATCCACGAGGATCCGCGCGTCACGTTGCCCTACACCGACGCCGCGTGGGAGACGATCTGCGCGGTCGGCCGCAGCGTCGACGAGCGCCTGGCCGCCCGCGGCGTCCGGCTGACGGTCGGCGGCGAACCCACCTTCGTGTCGGTGGACAACCAGGTAAGTAAGGAATGGACGACGGAGGCCGACGGACCGCACAAGCGGCAGCGCGCCTCCGAGCTGGCCGGCCGGCTGAAAGCGGCGTGGGCCCCGCAGGGCCTGGTTCATCGCGGGCAGGGCCGCTGGTATCCGGGAGAACCGTTGCCGCGCTGGCAGATTGCGCTGTACTGGCGCGCCGATGGGGAACCGCTGTGGACCGACGAAACACTGCTGGCCGACCCCTGGGCTGCCGAGCCCGCCGGCGCCGGCGCCGACGACGAAACGGCGTACAAGGTGCTCGCGGGGGTCGCCGAAAGCCTGGGATTGCCGCTGTCCCAGGTACGGCCGGCCTACGAAGACCCGCTGGCCCGCCTGGCCGCGAAAGTCCGGCTGCCGCAAGGTGATGCGGTGCGACCCGAAGAAGACCTCAGCGCCGACGACGCGGCCGCACGCGCCGCACTGCTGGCCCGGCTCGACGAAACGACCACAGCCCCGGCTGCTTTCGTGTTGCCATTGCACCGCCGCGAGGACGCCACCGGCTGGGCCAGCGCCGACTGGCGACTGCGCCGGGGCCGGATCGTGCTGCTGGAAGGGGATTCGCCGGCGGGATTGCGGCTGCCGCTGAACTCGATCAGCTGGAAGCCGCCGCGACCGTCGTTCGACGCCGACCCCCTGACCGTCGACACCGCGCTGTCGACGGAGTCGACCAGCGCGGAGACTACCGATGAGGACAGCGCGCCGACGACCGCGATGGTGGCGCAGGCCCGCGACGGGCTGCTGTATGTGTTCATGCCGCCGACCGAGGCGCTGGACCACTTCGTCGACCTGATCGCGCGGGTCGAGGCCGCGGCGGCCAAGACCCGCACCGCGGTCGTGATCGAAGGCTACGGACCACCGCCGGACCCGCGGCTGCAGTCGACGACGATCACTCCCGACCCGGGCGTCATCGAAGTCAACGTGGCACCCACCGCCAGCTTCGACGAGCAACGACAGCAGCTCGAAACCCTATATGAGCAAGCACGATTGGCTCGACTGTCGACGGAGTCGTTCGACGTCGACGGCACACACGGCGGCACCGGCGGCGGCAACCACATCACGCTGGGCGGGGTGACGCCCGCGGACTCACCACTGCTG
This Mycobacterium simiae DNA region includes the following protein-coding sequences:
- a CDS encoding replication-associated recombination protein A; translation: MPEIVSDGLFDLPGESSLGGPGYTAPAAPAGAPLAVRMRPASLDEVVGQDHLLAPGSPLRRLVEGSGVASAILYGPPGSGKTTLAALVSQATGRRFEALSALSAGVKDVRAVIETARRGLLHGEQTVLFIDEVHRFSKTQQDALLSAVENRVVLLVAATTENPSFSVVAPLLSRSLILQLRPLTADDIRTVVQRAIDDPRGLGGQIAVQSEAVDLLVQLAAGDARRALTALEVAAEAVEPGGELTVAAVEQSLDKAAVRYDRDGDQHYDVISAFIKSVRGSDVDAALHYLARMLVAGEDPRFVARRLMILASEDIGMADPTALQVAVAAAQTVALIGMPEAQLTLAHATIHLATAPKSNAVTTALAAAMNDIKAGRAGLVPAHLRDGHYSGAAALGNAQGYKYSHDSPDGVVAQQYPPDDLVGVDYYQPTGRGVEREITGRLERLRAIIRRKRG
- a CDS encoding DUF2189 domain-containing protein, with protein sequence MSQPPEHPGDPAGPDGGDHNPSGYPPPPPPPGYGAPPPPPGHETPPPGYGTPPPGYGTPPGYGAPPPPPGYPPQPGVGSPYGAPPSPQFDVGAAVKWSWAKFTQNAAALIVPVLAYAAVITAAILVVALLPMAFGQSTSTTYTDSFGQTTNGVEIAYGPASIAVMIVGYILLFVVVVYMHAALLTGGLDLADGKPVSIGSLFKPRKLGTVFVTALLIAAGVTVGSILCFVPGLIFAVATLFALTFAIDRSLSPVESIKASIATVRANIGPSLLSWLVQYAVVLVGELLCGVGIIVALPVAALIQVYTYRKLSGGQVVSLEQPGYQPGPPPGPPPGQQFA
- a CDS encoding transglutaminase family protein, with the translated sequence MSIKVALEHRTSYTFDRLVSVFPHVVRLRPAPHSRTPIEAYSLRVEPAEHFINWQQDAMGNFLARLVFPNPMRQLTITVGLIADLKVINPFDFFIEEWAETWPPASGSIYPKALAEDLKPYLRPVDEADEGSGPGELARAWTRNFSVPDGTRTIDFLVALNRAINADVAYSLRMEPGVQTADFTLRTGVGSCRDSAWLLVSILRQLGLAARFVSGYLVQLASDVEALDGPSGPAADFTDLHAWTEVYIPGAGWIGLDPTSGLFAGEGHIPLAATPHPVSAAPITGSTEVCTTTLEFSNTVTRIHEDPRVTLPYTDAAWETICAVGRSVDERLAARGVRLTVGGEPTFVSVDNQVSKEWTTEADGPHKRQRASELAGRLKAAWAPQGLVHRGQGRWYPGEPLPRWQIALYWRADGEPLWTDETLLADPWAAEPAGAGADDETAYKVLAGVAESLGLPLSQVRPAYEDPLARLAAKVRLPQGDAVRPEEDLSADDAAARAALLARLDETTTAPAAFVLPLHRREDATGWASADWRLRRGRIVLLEGDSPAGLRLPLNSISWKPPRPSFDADPLTVDTALSTESTSAETTDEDSAPTTAMVAQARDGLLYVFMPPTEALDHFVDLIARVEAAAAKTRTAVVIEGYGPPPDPRLQSTTITPDPGVIEVNVAPTASFDEQRQQLETLYEQARLARLSTESFDVDGTHGGTGGGNHITLGGVTPADSPLLRRPDLLVSLLTYWQRHPSLSYLFAGRFVGTTSQAPRVDEGRSEALYELEIAFAEIARLSAAKGGPRPWVTDRALRHLLTDITGNTHRAEFCIDKLYSPDSPRGRLGLLELRGFEMPPHVRMAMVQSLLVRSLVAWFADEPLHAPLIRHGANLHGRYLLPHFLIHDIADVAADLRGHGIAFETSWLDPFTEFRFPRIGTAVFDGVEIELRGAIEPWNTLGEESTATGTARYVDSSVERLQVRIIGADRHRYLVTCNGYPVPLLATDNPDIHVGGVRYKAWQPPSALHPTITTDVPLQFELIDLTTGTSRGGCTYHVAHPGGRAYDEPPVNAVEAEARRARRFEASGFTPGKLDLSDLREKQARISTDIGAPGILDLRRVRTVQQ